One Mesorhizobium sp. L-2-11 genomic region harbors:
- a CDS encoding heme-copper oxidase subunit III family protein produces the protein MADTTLTHTGQAQPRPAGLQGVAADWSSDQRAFKNVSWGKAMMWIFLLSDTFVFGCFLLSYMTARMSTRVPWPNPSEVFALHIGGSNIPLILIAIMTFVLISSSGTMAMAVNFGYRHDRRKTAILMLLTAALGATFVGMQAFEWTKLITEGVRPWGNPWGAAQFGSSFFMITGFHGTHVTFGVIFLIIVARKVWRGDYETGRPGFFTSRRGRYEHVEIMGLYWHFVDLVWVFIFAFFYLW, from the coding sequence ATGGCAGACACGACACTGACGCATACCGGCCAAGCACAGCCGCGGCCAGCGGGTTTGCAAGGCGTCGCCGCCGATTGGTCCTCGGATCAGCGCGCCTTCAAGAACGTGTCCTGGGGCAAGGCCATGATGTGGATCTTCCTGCTCAGCGACACCTTCGTCTTCGGCTGCTTCCTGCTCTCCTACATGACCGCGCGCATGTCCACCCGAGTGCCGTGGCCCAATCCGAGCGAGGTCTTTGCCCTTCACATTGGCGGCTCGAACATTCCACTGATCCTTATCGCGATCATGACCTTCGTGCTGATCTCGAGCAGCGGAACGATGGCCATGGCGGTGAATTTCGGCTACCGCCACGACCGCCGCAAGACGGCGATCCTCATGCTTCTGACCGCAGCGCTCGGCGCCACCTTCGTCGGCATGCAGGCCTTCGAATGGACCAAGCTGATCACCGAAGGGGTCCGTCCCTGGGGCAATCCGTGGGGTGCGGCGCAGTTCGGGTCATCCTTCTTCATGATCACCGGCTTTCACGGCACCCATGTGACGTTCGGGGTGATCTTCCTGATCATCGTGGCGCGAAAGGTCTGGCGCGGAGACTACGAAACCGGCCGGCCCGGGTTCTTCACCAGCCGCAGGGGCCGCTACGAGCACGTCGAGATCATGGGGCTCTACTGGCATTTCGTCGACCTGGTCTGGGTGTTCATTTTCGCATTCTTCTATCTTTGGTGA
- a CDS encoding cytochrome c oxidase subunit 3, producing MSVILVFLLVIAGFAGWWLSHQRLMAKPWLEQGLIGDAIGLEGSPLPTAKIGLGVFLAVVGCLFALFTSAYFMRMALSDWQALPLPRVLWFNTGVLVLSSIALQCASVAARRGEIDAVRLGLVTAGLTALAFLGGQLVAWRELTADGYLLTANPANSFFYLITGMHGLHILGGLVGLGRTTAGAWNGARPERLRLSVELCAMYWHFLLFVWLAIFALLAGWAATFIEICRQLLI from the coding sequence ATGAGCGTCATTCTGGTGTTCCTCCTCGTTATCGCCGGCTTTGCCGGATGGTGGCTTTCCCACCAGCGGCTGATGGCCAAGCCATGGCTCGAGCAAGGTTTGATAGGGGATGCTATCGGCCTCGAAGGATCGCCGCTGCCGACCGCCAAGATCGGCCTCGGCGTCTTCCTCGCCGTCGTCGGCTGCCTGTTTGCGCTTTTCACCAGCGCCTATTTCATGCGCATGGCGCTGTCGGACTGGCAGGCGCTGCCGCTGCCGCGCGTGCTCTGGTTCAACACCGGCGTGCTGGTCCTGAGCAGCATCGCCCTGCAATGCGCCTCGGTCGCTGCGCGCCGGGGCGAGATCGACGCGGTCAGGCTCGGCCTCGTCACAGCTGGGCTCACCGCGCTTGCCTTCCTGGGCGGACAGCTTGTGGCTTGGCGGGAACTGACCGCCGACGGCTATTTGCTGACCGCCAATCCGGCCAACAGTTTTTTCTACCTGATAACCGGGATGCATGGCCTGCACATACTGGGCGGGCTGGTGGGCCTGGGCAGAACAACTGCCGGCGCCTGGAACGGAGCACGGCCGGAGCGGCTTCGCCTCAGCGTCGAATTGTGCGCCATGTACTGGCATTTCCTGCTTTTCGTCTGGCTCGCCATTTTTGCACTTCTGGCCGGCTGGGCCGCGACTTTTATCGAGATTTGCCGACAGCTGCTGATCTAG
- the ctaD gene encoding cytochrome c oxidase subunit I: MVDVTPADAVPPAEVAEMELYHPHSWWTKYVFSQDAKVIAIQYSATATAIGLVALVLSWLMRLQLGFPGTFDFISPEAYYQFITMHGMIMVIYLLTALFLGGFGNYLIPLMVGARDMVFPYVNMLSYWIYLLAVLVLVSSFFAPGGPTGAGWTLYPPQAIMSGTPGGQDWGIILMLVSLILFIIGFTMGGLNYVVTVLQARTRGMTLMRLPLTVWGIFTATVMALLAFPALFVACVMMLFDRALGTSFFMPAIVEMGEQLQHGGGSPILFQHLFWFFGHPEVYIVALPAFGIVSDLISTHARKNIFGYRMMVWAIVGIGALSFVVWAHHMYVSGMHPYFGFFFATTTLIIAVPTAIKVYNWVLTLWRGDIHLTVPMLFALAFIVTFVNGGLTGLFLGNVVVDVPLSDTMFVVAHFHMVMGVAPILVIFGAIYHWYPKVTGRMLNEAMGQFHFWVTFLGAYLIFFPMHYIGLMGVPRRYHELTATTVMTESAHDLNAFISIMAFLVGFAQIVFLFNLIWSIRHGREAGGNPWRATTLEWQTPETPPAHGNFGKELPIVYRWAYDYSVPGAKEDFIPQNMPGSFGTSREPA, translated from the coding sequence ATGGTCGATGTCACACCTGCAGATGCGGTACCGCCGGCCGAAGTCGCGGAGATGGAACTCTATCATCCGCACAGCTGGTGGACGAAATACGTCTTTTCGCAGGACGCCAAGGTCATCGCCATCCAGTATTCGGCGACGGCGACGGCAATCGGCCTGGTGGCGCTGGTGCTGTCCTGGTTGATGCGGCTGCAGCTCGGCTTCCCCGGCACGTTCGACTTCATCAGCCCCGAAGCCTACTACCAGTTCATCACCATGCATGGCATGATCATGGTGATCTACCTGCTCACGGCACTGTTTCTGGGCGGCTTCGGCAACTACCTGATCCCGCTGATGGTCGGCGCGCGCGACATGGTCTTTCCCTATGTCAACATGCTGAGCTACTGGATCTACCTGCTCGCCGTGCTGGTTTTGGTGTCGAGCTTCTTTGCGCCCGGTGGACCGACCGGCGCCGGCTGGACGCTCTACCCGCCGCAGGCGATCATGTCCGGCACACCAGGCGGCCAGGACTGGGGCATCATCCTGATGCTCGTCTCGCTGATCCTGTTCATCATCGGCTTCACCATGGGCGGCTTGAACTACGTCGTGACAGTGCTGCAGGCCCGCACACGCGGCATGACGCTGATGCGCCTGCCGCTGACCGTCTGGGGTATCTTCACCGCGACCGTCATGGCGCTGCTCGCCTTCCCGGCGTTGTTTGTCGCCTGCGTCATGATGCTGTTCGACCGTGCGCTCGGCACCAGCTTCTTCATGCCAGCCATCGTCGAGATGGGCGAACAACTGCAGCACGGCGGCGGCAGCCCGATCCTGTTCCAGCATCTGTTCTGGTTCTTCGGCCATCCCGAGGTCTACATCGTGGCGCTGCCGGCCTTCGGCATCGTGTCCGATCTGATCAGCACCCATGCGCGCAAGAACATCTTCGGCTACCGGATGATGGTCTGGGCCATCGTTGGCATCGGTGCGTTGAGCTTCGTGGTCTGGGCGCACCACATGTATGTCAGCGGCATGCATCCCTATTTCGGCTTCTTCTTTGCCACCACGACTTTGATCATTGCCGTCCCGACCGCGATCAAGGTCTACAACTGGGTGCTGACGCTGTGGCGCGGCGACATCCACCTCACCGTTCCGATGCTTTTTGCCCTGGCCTTCATCGTCACCTTCGTCAATGGCGGGCTGACCGGATTGTTTCTCGGCAATGTCGTCGTCGACGTTCCGCTATCGGACACGATGTTCGTCGTTGCCCATTTCCATATGGTCATGGGCGTCGCCCCGATCCTGGTGATCTTCGGGGCGATCTATCACTGGTACCCGAAGGTCACTGGCCGGATGCTGAACGAGGCGATGGGCCAGTTCCATTTCTGGGTCACCTTCCTCGGTGCCTATCTGATTTTCTTTCCCATGCACTACATCGGCCTGATGGGCGTGCCGCGCCGCTACCACGAACTGACCGCCACGACTGTCATGACCGAGTCGGCCCACGATCTGAACGCCTTCATCAGCATAATGGCGTTCCTCGTCGGCTTTGCCCAAATCGTGTTCCTGTTCAATCTGATCTGGAGCATTCGCCACGGCCGCGAGGCTGGCGGCAATCCGTGGCGCGCCACGACACTTGAATGGCAGACGCCGGAAACACCGCCCGCCCATGGCAATTTCGGCAAGGAACTGCCGATCGTCTATCGCTGGGCCTATGACTACAGCGTGCCTGGCGCCAAGGAGGATTTTATCCCACAAAACATGCCGGGCTCCTTCGGAACCTCCAGGGAGCCGGCATGA
- the coxB gene encoding cytochrome c oxidase subunit II, translating into MAIALVLVLVVVGSVLFHFLSPWWWTPIASNWDYIDNTIIITFWITGVVFAAVVLFMAYCVFRFRHREGNQAAYEPENKRLEWWLTIVTAIGVTAMLVPGLFVWNQFVSVPSDATVVEVVGQQWQWSFRLPGKDGKLGTSDTRNVSPENPLGVNPGDANGQDDVVVEAADLHLPVGKPIKMLLRSIDVLHDFYVPEFRAKMDMIPGSVTYFWFTPTKTGTFQVLCAELCGQGHPLMNGVVMVDTPEDYLAWLGEQQTFAQLSAPQQVGSAE; encoded by the coding sequence ATGGCCATAGCGCTTGTACTCGTTTTGGTAGTTGTGGGCTCAGTGTTGTTCCACTTCCTGAGCCCATGGTGGTGGACGCCGATTGCCTCTAACTGGGACTATATCGACAACACCATCATCATCACCTTTTGGATCACCGGCGTCGTCTTCGCCGCCGTCGTCCTATTCATGGCTTATTGCGTCTTCCGCTTCCGTCATCGGGAAGGCAACCAGGCGGCATACGAACCCGAGAACAAGCGGCTCGAATGGTGGCTGACGATCGTCACCGCAATCGGCGTCACGGCCATGCTGGTTCCCGGCCTGTTCGTCTGGAACCAGTTCGTCAGCGTCCCAAGCGACGCAACAGTGGTCGAAGTCGTCGGCCAGCAATGGCAGTGGAGTTTCCGCTTGCCCGGCAAGGACGGCAAGCTCGGCACATCCGACACCCGCAACGTCAGCCCTGAAAATCCCCTCGGCGTGAACCCCGGTGACGCCAACGGCCAGGACGATGTCGTGGTCGAAGCCGCCGATCTGCATCTGCCGGTCGGCAAACCGATCAAGATGCTGCTCCGCTCGATCGACGTGCTGCACGATTTCTACGTGCCGGAATTCCGCGCCAAGATGGACATGATCCCAGGCTCGGTCACCTATTTCTGGTTCACCCCGACCAAGACCGGAACTTTCCAGGTCCTGTGCGCCGAACTTTGTGGCCAGGGGCACCCGTTGATGAATGGCGTGGTGATGGTCGACACGCCGGAAGATTATCTGGCGTGGCTCGGCGAACAGCAGACTTTTGCGCAATTGTCGGCCCCCCAGCAGGTGGGCTCGGCAGAGTAG
- a CDS encoding LysR family transcriptional regulator, with protein MAHPDLNLLVTLDVLLTEGSVARAAKRLRLSPSAMSRALARLRETTGDPLLVRAGRGLVPTPRALELRDRVGRLVQDAEAVLRPVEMLDLKRLVRTFTLRNQDGFVENFGPDLIARVGEQAPGVRLRFVLKPDKDSTPMRDGSVDLETGVVGKDTGPEMRAQALFRDRFVGVVRIGHPLCEVTMTPARYAAGRHILVSRRGLDRGPIDDALESLGLKREIVTVVGGFSEALALARASDLIASVPERYTGNLRDGMFCFPLPVPLPEITVSLLWHPRLDADPAHRWLRGCVRDVCAGKTHWIP; from the coding sequence ATGGCGCATCCCGATCTCAATCTGCTTGTCACGCTTGACGTGCTGCTGACGGAAGGCAGCGTGGCGCGCGCCGCCAAAAGGCTGCGGCTGAGCCCGTCGGCGATGAGCCGGGCGCTGGCGCGATTGCGTGAGACGACGGGCGATCCGCTGCTGGTCAGGGCCGGACGCGGCCTCGTTCCGACACCTCGGGCCCTCGAGCTCCGCGATCGCGTCGGTCGGCTTGTGCAGGACGCCGAAGCCGTTTTGCGCCCTGTTGAGATGCTCGACCTGAAACGGCTTGTGCGGACCTTCACGCTCAGAAACCAGGACGGCTTTGTCGAGAATTTCGGGCCGGATCTCATTGCGCGCGTCGGCGAACAGGCACCGGGCGTGCGGCTGCGTTTTGTATTGAAGCCGGACAAGGACAGCACGCCCATGCGCGACGGCAGCGTAGACCTGGAAACCGGCGTTGTCGGCAAGGACACGGGACCGGAGATGCGCGCGCAAGCGCTGTTCCGTGATCGTTTCGTCGGCGTCGTGCGGATCGGGCATCCATTGTGCGAGGTCACGATGACCCCTGCCCGCTACGCAGCCGGCCGGCACATCCTCGTCTCCCGTCGCGGGCTCGACAGGGGACCGATCGACGACGCCCTTGAGTCGTTAGGGTTGAAACGGGAGATCGTGACGGTCGTCGGCGGCTTTTCGGAAGCTCTGGCCCTGGCGCGTGCCTCGGACCTGATCGCCAGCGTTCCCGAACGCTATACGGGAAACCTGCGCGATGGAATGTTCTGCTTCCCTCTGCCGGTTCCCCTGCCGGAAATCACGGTCTCACTTTTGTGGCACCCGCGGCTGGATGCCGATCCGGCGCACCGCTGGCTGCGCGGCTGCGTTCGAGACGTTTGCGCTGGAAAAACTCACTGGATCCCTTAA
- a CDS encoding MFS transporter, with product MKPIDAGRAVAGNPERAASVRWALASLALSMLLSSLGISIANVALPTLTQAFDASFQEVQWIVLAYLLAITILIVSVGRLADITGRRRLLLAGLFLFTVASVLCGVAPTLWLLIAARAAQGLAAAIMMTLTMAFVGESVPKARTGSAMGLLGTMSAIGTALGPSLGGLLIAGAGWRAIFLVNVPLGLLAFGLAYRHLPADRREPKTDRAGFDVVGTLLLALTLGAYALAMTIGRGNFGPLNLALLVAAVLAAGFFVLVEARVASPLIRLAAFGNTMLSASLATSALVATVMMATLVVGPFYLSRALGLDAAVVGIVMSVGPLVAALSGVPAGRLADRFGAGRMTIIGLLAIAAGCFILSVMPAMSGIPGYIAPIAVITSGYALFQTANNTAVMSEISPDQRGVISSLLNLSRNLGLITGASVMGAVFAFASEAIDIATAQPDTVATGMRITFAVAAILIVVALAIAVGGRAVAARSSLPGVS from the coding sequence TTGAAGCCAATCGATGCAGGACGGGCGGTCGCCGGAAATCCAGAACGGGCAGCTTCGGTTCGGTGGGCGCTCGCCAGCCTTGCGCTGTCGATGTTGCTGTCCTCGCTCGGCATCAGCATCGCCAATGTCGCGTTGCCAACGTTGACCCAGGCGTTCGACGCATCGTTCCAGGAGGTCCAGTGGATCGTGCTGGCTTACCTCCTCGCCATCACCATCCTGATCGTCAGCGTCGGGCGACTGGCCGACATCACCGGTCGCCGGCGGCTGCTGCTGGCCGGGCTGTTCCTGTTTACGGTGGCCTCGGTCCTGTGTGGCGTCGCGCCGACGCTCTGGCTGCTGATTGCAGCCCGGGCGGCTCAGGGCTTGGCGGCGGCCATCATGATGACCCTGACCATGGCTTTTGTCGGTGAGTCGGTACCGAAGGCAAGGACCGGCAGCGCCATGGGGCTGCTCGGCACGATGTCGGCGATCGGCACCGCGCTCGGACCCTCGCTCGGCGGTCTGCTGATTGCCGGAGCCGGTTGGCGGGCGATCTTCCTCGTCAACGTGCCACTGGGCTTGCTGGCATTTGGTCTCGCCTATCGCCATTTGCCGGCTGATCGCCGGGAGCCGAAGACGGATCGGGCCGGCTTCGACGTTGTCGGCACGCTGCTGCTTGCCCTGACGCTTGGTGCCTATGCGCTCGCGATGACGATCGGGCGCGGCAATTTTGGTCCGCTCAACCTGGCGCTGTTGGTGGCTGCAGTCCTGGCGGCCGGCTTTTTTGTGCTTGTCGAGGCGAGAGTGGCGTCGCCTTTGATCCGATTGGCCGCGTTCGGCAATACGATGCTGAGTGCGAGCCTCGCCACGAGCGCGCTCGTTGCGACGGTGATGATGGCGACACTGGTGGTCGGGCCGTTCTATCTGTCTCGTGCGCTCGGGCTCGATGCGGCTGTTGTTGGCATCGTCATGTCTGTCGGACCGCTGGTCGCGGCGCTGTCCGGTGTGCCGGCTGGTCGCTTAGCCGACCGTTTTGGCGCCGGGCGCATGACCATCATTGGGCTTTTGGCGATAGCCGCCGGTTGCTTCATCCTATCCGTGATGCCGGCAATGTCAGGCATCCCTGGCTACATCGCCCCGATCGCCGTCATCACATCTGGCTATGCGCTGTTCCAAACCGCAAACAACACCGCTGTCATGTCAGAGATCAGCCCTGACCAGCGCGGCGTCATTTCCAGCTTGCTCAATTTGTCGCGCAATCTCGGGCTCATCACCGGCGCATCCGTCATGGGCGCTGTGTTCGCATTCGCCTCAGAGGCCATCGACATCGCAACGGCGCAGCCCGACACTGTCGCCACCGGTATGCGGATCACGTTTGCGGTCGCGGCAATACTGATCGTCGTCGCGCTCGCCATCGCGGTCGGAGGCCGCGCTGTCGCGGCACGTTCGTCGCTGCCTGGCGTGTCATGA
- the radC gene encoding RadC family protein, whose protein sequence is MGTTSDDDERGFFPERPVQSLAKAKSDEKPHYLGHRDRLRERFAAAGSDALPDYELLELLLFRLIPRADTKPLAKALLARFGTLAEVLGAPVARLEEVRGIGPTVALELKIVAATAQRAARSEIKGREVLSSWTQVLGYCRSVMAFEEREQFRILFLDKKNALIADEVQQVGTVDHTPVYPREVVKRALELSATAIILAHNHPSGDPTPSRADIEMTKLVIETAKPLGIAVHDHIIIGKKGHASMKGLLLI, encoded by the coding sequence ATGGGGACAACCAGCGACGACGACGAGCGGGGGTTCTTTCCCGAAAGACCGGTGCAATCGCTCGCGAAAGCCAAATCGGACGAAAAGCCGCACTATCTCGGTCATCGCGACCGATTACGCGAACGGTTTGCGGCCGCGGGTTCCGACGCCCTCCCCGATTACGAATTGCTGGAGCTCTTGCTGTTTCGCCTGATCCCCCGCGCCGACACCAAGCCCCTCGCCAAGGCATTGCTGGCACGCTTCGGCACGCTGGCGGAGGTGCTTGGCGCGCCCGTCGCACGGCTCGAGGAAGTCAGAGGTATCGGTCCGACGGTGGCGCTCGAGCTGAAGATCGTTGCCGCCACGGCGCAACGCGCGGCGCGTAGCGAGATCAAGGGCCGCGAGGTCCTGTCGTCCTGGACGCAGGTTCTCGGATACTGCCGGTCGGTCATGGCCTTCGAGGAGCGCGAGCAATTCCGTATCCTGTTTCTCGACAAGAAGAACGCGCTGATCGCCGACGAGGTGCAGCAGGTCGGCACCGTCGACCACACGCCGGTCTATCCGCGCGAAGTGGTCAAGCGCGCGCTCGAACTCTCCGCCACGGCGATCATACTGGCGCACAACCATCCGTCAGGCGACCCGACGCCGTCGCGCGCCGACATCGAAATGACCAAGCTGGTCATCGAGACGGCCAAACCGCTCGGCATCGCCGTCCACGATCACATCATCATCGGCAAGAAGGGTCATGCCAGCATGAAGGGCCTCTTGCTGATCTGA
- the map gene encoding type I methionyl aminopeptidase, translated as MVTYLDAATAPLRNTGQIRLYGEEGFAGMRKACDLTARCLDELVPIVAPGVTTETIDRFVFEFGMDHGALPATLNYRGYTKSSCTSINHVVCHGIPDGKPLRDGDIVNIDVTYILDGWHGDSSRMYPVGTIKRAAERLLEVTHECLMRGIAAIRPGARTGAIGAAIQTYAEAERCSVVRDFCGHGVGQLFHDAPNILHYGSASEGVEMRPGMIFTVEPMINLGRPHVKVLSDGWTAVTRDRSLSAQYEHTIGVTETGCEIFTLSPKNLDRPGLPA; from the coding sequence ATGGTCACCTATCTCGACGCCGCCACGGCACCGCTCAGAAACACCGGCCAGATCCGCCTCTATGGCGAAGAAGGCTTTGCCGGCATGCGCAAGGCCTGCGATCTCACCGCGCGCTGCCTCGACGAACTGGTGCCTATAGTGGCGCCGGGCGTCACCACCGAAACCATCGACCGCTTCGTCTTCGAGTTCGGCATGGATCACGGCGCACTGCCGGCGACGCTCAACTATCGCGGCTACACCAAGTCGTCCTGCACCTCGATCAACCACGTCGTCTGCCATGGCATCCCTGACGGCAAGCCGTTGAGGGATGGCGACATCGTCAACATCGATGTCACTTACATCCTCGATGGCTGGCATGGCGATTCCTCGCGCATGTATCCGGTGGGCACGATCAAGCGCGCCGCCGAGCGCCTGCTCGAGGTCACGCATGAATGCCTGATGCGCGGCATCGCCGCGATCAGGCCCGGCGCCCGCACCGGCGCCATCGGCGCCGCCATCCAGACCTATGCCGAAGCCGAGCGCTGCTCGGTGGTGCGCGATTTCTGTGGCCACGGCGTCGGCCAGCTCTTTCACGACGCGCCCAACATCCTGCACTATGGCAGCGCCAGCGAGGGCGTCGAGATGCGGCCGGGCATGATCTTCACCGTCGAACCGATGATCAATCTCGGTCGGCCGCACGTAAAAGTGCTGTCGGATGGCTGGACGGCGGTGACCCGCGACCGCTCGCTGTCGGCGCAGTACGAGCACACGATCGGCGTCACCGAGACCGGATGCGAGATTTTCACGCTGTCGCCAAAAAACCTCGACCGCCCCGGCCTGCCGGCATAG
- a CDS encoding DUF982 domain-containing protein — MDRLQFEVPVRITIAPGLPVEEIYSVEQALDFLQGWPARRQGALYQAAFNACFGATVDLVETEEACRAFMAFCRVSRLLARDMMVPRKRGGEARGLRA; from the coding sequence ATGGACAGATTGCAATTCGAGGTGCCGGTGCGCATCACGATCGCGCCTGGCCTGCCGGTCGAGGAAATCTACAGCGTCGAACAGGCGCTGGATTTCCTGCAAGGCTGGCCGGCTCGCCGCCAGGGCGCGCTCTATCAGGCTGCGTTCAACGCCTGCTTCGGCGCCACCGTCGACCTGGTCGAGACCGAGGAGGCTTGCCGGGCGTTCATGGCATTCTGCCGGGTGAGCCGCCTGCTGGCCAGGGATATGATGGTTCCGCGCAAGCGCGGAGGCGAGGCGAGGGGGCTTAGGGCTTAA
- a CDS encoding DUF2161 domain-containing phosphodiesterase, protein MQETSLYIPVKRFLESLDFTVKGEVGGCDVVGLRDGEPPVLVICELKLQFNLELILQGVDRAASCDEVWLAARMSSRGKGREHDRRFRALCRRLGFGLLGVGSAGNVELLLSPAALPPRRDPRRRSRLVDEHRRRRGDPVVGGGSRTPIMTAYRQDALACAAAMVDGPKRPRDLKTISPRAANILLHNVYGWFARAERGVYALTDVGRAALQRWPQSAR, encoded by the coding sequence ATGCAGGAAACGTCTCTTTACATCCCGGTGAAGCGGTTTCTTGAGAGTCTGGACTTCACTGTCAAAGGCGAAGTTGGCGGCTGCGACGTCGTGGGACTGCGTGACGGCGAGCCGCCCGTGCTCGTCATCTGCGAATTGAAGCTGCAGTTCAACCTCGAGCTCATCCTTCAAGGTGTTGACCGTGCTGCGTCATGCGATGAGGTCTGGCTCGCGGCGAGGATGTCAAGTCGAGGCAAAGGCCGCGAGCATGATCGCCGGTTCCGTGCGCTGTGCAGGCGGCTCGGCTTCGGCCTGCTCGGGGTTGGCTCCGCCGGCAACGTCGAATTGCTGCTCAGTCCGGCCGCCTTGCCGCCCCGGCGAGACCCGAGGCGGAGATCGCGCCTGGTGGACGAGCATCGGCGCCGGCGCGGCGACCCCGTGGTCGGCGGCGGCTCGCGTACGCCGATCATGACCGCTTACCGGCAGGACGCGCTTGCTTGCGCCGCTGCCATGGTCGACGGGCCAAAACGCCCGCGCGACCTGAAAACCATTTCGCCACGCGCCGCCAACATCCTGCTTCACAATGTCTATGGCTGGTTCGCCAGGGCCGAGCGCGGCGTTTATGCGCTTACCGACGTTGGCCGTGCTGCGCTACAACGCTGGCCTCAATCGGCGCGATGA
- a CDS encoding GNAT family N-acetyltransferase: MQIDVLTRPEELKGLRDNWDDLYARDPDAHFFVSWDFLSHYLRRFDGEWFILAARRGPPGSPYVALLPLRLRTRMRKNTGEIYHEVYMGGNHAADYTGILCAPEYAYRAIAVFAKHLKTMHWASLHLENLRMSERRIGWLMEQLSDNRLTMRRMKRVNQVDNVDNCICPAIDLPSSWEDYLLHNLSANTRQKMRRFLRKLENSDEFRITHADASTIERDIEILLEFWRIKWTPRKGNLVPGLVKSNRLLFRKAFENGTLFMPVLWHGDRPLSALAIFLDPVKKSMLFHMVGRDETADMLPSGLVLHGYCIRRAIENGFRTYDFLRGNEPYKYSFGTHDTILNCTQVRTKTGRNLGDRLERRSLVGALQEADRLHKKGWIIQAENVYRQILNTEPTHDQALYGLGHVLGTKGDHRQAAECFGALAAKSPQSVNAWLCLGIAQQSLNDHSAAIESFGRATDLDPGLNLARYALGRSLLVLQRTDEAAQAFTLVLENGSPAPAETALRAKARRQLQQLRTAKPLYILKKPEREKPVIQPSLPLGLTNLLKVPRPATASRSTSSVA, from the coding sequence ATGCAGATCGACGTCTTAACACGCCCGGAAGAACTGAAGGGGCTTCGCGACAACTGGGACGACCTCTACGCCAGGGATCCCGACGCGCATTTCTTCGTGTCGTGGGATTTTCTGTCCCACTATCTTCGACGCTTCGATGGTGAATGGTTCATTTTGGCGGCGCGCAGGGGGCCGCCGGGCTCTCCCTATGTCGCGCTTCTGCCGCTCCGGCTGCGCACCAGGATGAGGAAGAATACCGGCGAAATCTACCATGAAGTATATATGGGGGGAAACCACGCAGCCGATTATACCGGCATCCTCTGCGCGCCGGAATACGCCTACCGGGCAATCGCGGTTTTCGCCAAGCATCTGAAGACGATGCATTGGGCCAGCCTGCATTTGGAAAACCTGCGGATGTCGGAACGCAGGATAGGCTGGCTGATGGAGCAGCTTTCCGACAATCGGCTGACGATGCGTCGGATGAAGCGCGTCAACCAGGTTGACAATGTTGACAACTGCATATGCCCGGCGATCGACCTCCCGTCCTCATGGGAAGATTATCTTCTGCACAATCTCAGCGCCAACACCCGCCAAAAGATGCGGAGATTTCTCCGCAAGCTGGAGAACTCTGACGAGTTTCGCATAACGCATGCCGACGCCTCGACCATCGAGCGCGATATCGAAATCCTGCTCGAGTTCTGGCGCATCAAGTGGACGCCGCGGAAGGGGAACCTCGTTCCCGGCCTGGTCAAGAGCAACCGACTGCTGTTCAGAAAGGCTTTCGAAAACGGCACGCTGTTTATGCCGGTGCTTTGGCACGGCGACCGGCCTTTGAGCGCTCTCGCGATCTTCCTCGATCCGGTCAAGAAGAGCATGCTGTTCCACATGGTCGGGCGTGACGAGACGGCCGACATGCTCCCGTCGGGCCTGGTCCTGCATGGTTATTGCATTCGCCGCGCGATCGAGAACGGTTTCCGGACATACGATTTCCTGCGCGGCAACGAACCTTACAAATATTCCTTCGGCACCCACGACACCATCCTCAATTGCACACAGGTGCGAACCAAAACCGGCCGGAACCTTGGCGACCGGCTGGAAAGGCGATCCTTGGTCGGCGCGTTGCAGGAGGCGGACCGCCTCCACAAGAAGGGTTGGATCATCCAGGCTGAGAACGTCTATCGCCAGATCCTGAACACCGAGCCGACGCATGATCAGGCTCTATACGGCCTCGGTCACGTTTTGGGTACGAAGGGCGATCACCGCCAGGCTGCGGAATGCTTCGGCGCGCTTGCGGCCAAGTCGCCGCAATCCGTAAACGCTTGGCTTTGCCTGGGCATTGCGCAGCAGTCGCTAAACGACCACTCCGCAGCCATCGAGTCGTTTGGGCGAGCCACGGACCTCGATCCAGGCCTCAACCTGGCGCGTTATGCCCTGGGCCGCAGCCTTCTCGTCCTGCAGCGGACGGATGAGGCGGCCCAGGCTTTCACGCTGGTCCTTGAGAATGGATCGCCCGCGCCGGCGGAAACCGCCCTGCGCGCAAAGGCCCGGCGACAATTGCAGCAGTTGAGGACAGCCAAGCCGCTCTACATTCTAAAGAAACCGGAGCGCGAGAAGCCCGTCATCCAGCCGTCGTTGCCGCTGGGGCTGACGAACCTGCTCAAGGTACCGCGGCCGGCAACCGCGAGCCGCTCCACCTCTTCTGTGGCTTGA